In Silene latifolia isolate original U9 population chromosome 6, ASM4854445v1, whole genome shotgun sequence, the genomic window tgggaacttaaaagaagctatgtgtgtgaacctgggtgtacgaacctaaaaggacggctggtatgggaacttaaaggcttatgaacctaagaggaattgggatcctagggttaagtttaggaactactgggttactaattctcgTTTTGGACACATGCATCCAAGCTTTCTATGGTATGGGAacttcaaaaggatttatgggtttatgaacctaaggacgttgggatctaagaatctaggggtaagaatcctaactttgggtttacgaacctaaggaaggaggctttggtttgggaacttctggagaacaacaccattgccgaactccgtgaggaaacaataatatcgagggtagcaggacgtcggtagaaactgctggggaagctGCTTGGAtcgtctcaagcgaactctggcaaaaacttgaggttgaatctgcttgcgtcggtctcaagcgaactctggcaaaaacttgaggttgaatctgcttgcgtcggtctcaagcgaactcttgttggggaatatattgacgattaggaacatcttgatcgccatggaagaaatcttgagtgagcaatatcgAAAAATATCGCTTACTGGGAAAAGGATTTGAGCAATACCGCAAAATACTGCCGCTGATGGatataaggatttgagcaatacGCAAAATATCTACTTATTTGGATAAAGGGAcctgagcaatactgcaaaatactgcttctgatacctacctgcatggttagtagccacacaagaatgcaatctaatatatgcacgtaagcaattatcgcATGGACGTCGAATGAGGAGacacataggctttgcaaaagttgtttctttataaaagttgtttaaaacttgtgtaaaggaaatttgtcgtttgtaatgcgttatgcatattcaatgggctttagacacgtgactggcgcgacgtagaccttatatggacgtgaaatgtagacttagcctggactgacgcgacaccaacttagatttgacgcgacacagggatgactttgacagactttgtttaagcatgcgcaactcctagccaaatgtgggtgacaatgcgtatcagttccaaaggtataagaattgcaagaatgatggggacacataaaagcaaggcatgagccatggatcagctgtctactaggacttctttcaccaccgtttgctgtaaaagagacccctcttgaggcacgatgacttggagaattgatctaagatctttgtcattgtccggaccgagtactagctagactttagaggaataaaggaagggtggcatctcggaagagaagcccccaggatgagaagatgactctggactttggtaaaaagaggctgggcgacaataaggagcccccagtatagaggtgttggttgtggaagggatgttaattgaggttggaaggttgaaaatagaggttgaaagttaATGGTtaaggatggttgtgtccttgaggactgcctacgtattcacgtgaagtgaaatcaaaccagatcgtagttctgaggtttggttaattttgtttaggtgttgtggttgtatccttcttgtgtaagaaaggactgcctacgtatccacctgaaaaggtgaaatcaaaccatgctcgtagttcaggtgtgtgcctaagctaagttgttagggccttaaagtgcagggtCACAAGGgtgtattcctttggtgactcgaagaatcgatttgagataactccctctgatcatagaccaaagaggtataattaattttgtaaaaaatttccttgtcgtgtgagcacacttagagtggaccctaaggatgaattggggtatgtcccgttctgggtagcaaagtatttgaagattCCGTGTTTGGGtaaaggtgaaactggattggatatttggaatgtggagcttggtaataagaggctttgatgaaacaaatctctggagcttgattttgtggtgttaaggctttatgggattatggcttgtaatatggcttggaaatggagtctcttggcttgatgtagcctgagcacataaaggtaggttaaaatgacgtgggttcaggtttccatgtcttggccctaaaggatgggtatatttgacgagcttgagaggattctcaaaattcctaactatctctctgtaacggtctcgagaaggacttagggtgtgtgatgtatgAAAGGCTaaatgagggtgctagctgaccatcttcattgatgtcttgattctacctagacttcagcagtattctttatagcatttgatttcagacttgttcttgattcagattcagattcttggtctagaatatatcttggATTCTTGCTAAGATTCATGATTCAGGTTTTTGAGGATAACATTGACTTCggatattgacttgacttgcttgattgagccttttcttttgactcttttgtcttggatattgatcttggtcatttctcttgattgagcctttgtctttgatcatggctcgtattgtcttggatggacctgggtcagactagcactttttgatgtgaaacgggttggtcttttttagtaacacgggttgtttattgtgggaaatgggcttgccttccgtcatggatcgttaacaagggagacggtctggattcgtcctagaatctcttgagataggctcgtcctaaactggggttatattgtggtttctactgccagacatggaataggtaaggaaagaacacggagtttcaggtcctctacaacttggaatggaacatcatctaagtgcactcacatcgattTGGAACGTGCtgttgttcattttaaaaaaagtctcaaaccaattcttgttgtcacaggaaaagggtagaggaagagatatgatagaatatgtggattgaaaagtgtacttttattgaattgtataataaatgtatttaacatagactcgagaagacatgtgactcgtgggacagcccccgggttgtcactagaaatgaaaatggacacgaagaaagacactagaacaaaatatgagatagaaagcctaagactcggactcggacccggactttgacgcgatcttagacccAGACTCGTagtcatcggcccatgcttgaacattttctttttcagcgattggcttcggcatctggctttgagcattcacccatttgagcacctcgtcctcatcattgggaacattggaaggataatagtcaagaaaagtttcttgataattgttatatccatgaggattgacTAACTTGCCGTgtgagttaaaggttgagagggacaatttcccgctttcaatcatatcctgaatgacatgttttaatttgtaacatttctctgtatcatgccctttgcctctatggtatttgcagtatacattctcatcccaaaacttggatttcctttcgggttcaggagtaggtccaatgggcttcaacattcgttgttccatgagtttctgaagggcatcggtgtatgtaatatcAATATTGGTAAAtctcctaggaggtgtgcccttattttcggaagcctttgtaaatgaccttggagggttgttaggtttctttgacgaaggatccatgaggatgcctttattgattttgattcccggatgagaagaactaagaatgGATTGCccacttgttgctttctccttaggactgtcaagctgagggtttgtctggatatTTTTCATCTCAAGAGGTTGGGCagcaagcttcttacccatttcggcgaactggttctctatgttggaaagccgagagtttaggctatcaatagctccctctattttggagaatttattgttgaaggcaatggaaagcatgagcattctgctttggatatcttcgtcttcgaggacattgatttcttcatcgtcacgaggattgaggagatgagaacagtccagggatgattcttcgtcatgtttaatgatattagacccaagagggtcgattttcttggatttcccgacagaaggtggcttaggaagcatgcccccttcgatcatatcttggatggtgtgtttcaagagaaaacactcttcaatatcatgacctctaccttggtgatataggcaatatttgttgcccttccagaggttcacctgtttctccaaaggtggatccggagtcggccctattggatgtagcatgccttgggcagagagtctcttcaaagcatcggcataagacatgcctaaatcggtaagtaccctttgatgcctcccaggtttcctttcagctgttttcggctttctaggacgatggttattgcaagaggtaagctttggacgaccaagactagaggtttccctaggtggtgtgttcttttccaccattccattttctagggtgaggacgcgaatgctcaaattttccactgtagcttgaactcgtaggactaTGGCATAAATGTCTTGAAGAGACacagtgattgtggcttgaacttcttcgtgaccttgctgactgacggaacttgccggattcctactcgacagaaatgacgcgcattacaactcgatttgaCATGGGaccacgcatactaaggcaatcaACAAAGAAATggataagatgacaaatctagacttgacttgtgaattcgtgaaatgtcgtgagcgacttctcgtgtttggattcacggtgtttgaccttgaccttagactcgagtgttgactttgacagagtgacgtttatatgattgaccttattgacgggattgatgacacgtgctgattctggactcgaggtttgcttataggtgttaagaagactactgtagtttagactcaaatatgaggcccattgagactcgtgtgttgagcctcgaaacgtgtgactcgagtgttttagatcctaactgaattggggtagggagtccaaaatgacggcgtgacgccttaggacttgacttgagctttgaaaagacccaaaatgtaaaggaagacgggttcatgactcgacggagttccgactaggacatagtcggtttgaactttgactctaacttagcccgattgaatttacacatttacatttacatgttggaaaatattttgaataaaacgttttttttttttttttttttttttttttttttttttttttttttttttttttttttttttttaaaaaaaacgttttgtttttttttggttttttttgaaatgggtttgaggcccgaaatttgacttgaTAAACGGACAGAATTTCgactggattttgcgctaatcaaatggcctatttcgaaattttgattaagaaaaggggttttgatttttgaaaaaatcgtcatggttttgtttagaaaatggtgatcatgtaatgtacaagcatttatacaagcattataacgggatgctgagtgcatttaagagggttttggtttaaagggtgggttgccataccgaaccatcaaacccgaagtctgtggagaggctcgtgccaaacaagagtaaggccgattcctagtccatttcctcaagtagtgaaggcccttgataccaacaagagtaagcatcatggtatggatgacgtcaatcgctatccatccttaggcccaaataagaattaggaccgtttagacgggacgattggtcgaatgggttgggttgggcctaggaaggccgaataaaacggtctaggaagaccgagttatgaaaaccgacaattgtcttgtacaaactattccctaaccttgttcaagtttcaccctagctacacgtaagtgtattatccccagtggagtcgccaaagcgtggacagcggccgcccacggggcgcttggtgagaaacggggacaagcgtttgcattttgtatggagtcgccaccaatttttatgggaaattggaaccgttcgaatacctcgtgtcatgtcaagacacaaagtagtgacatgaacactaagcaatcgttaccctcttagcattctatgtctagaatgactctcgtggatgccaatgaacacgggtgctcacggagatctggagtaaggggtgagggtacgtattaggaagctcttttgatcgaacacctaatcccgcccgcctcgatagcggcctctactaatgattagggaagttattcgtactcgatgtaTCGTCggttgtaatgcatgcaatgcaacatccatagattaatcctagcatgtgagaattagactaagtcggttgacaattaattagcaaacaattgggtcgaagttggaattaatgttcatttacatgtgagaacatacaaacaataaaaggaatacaacaattataaattacaataatgaaaattacattaattacattgaaataggcgatttatgtcgaaaatacctttaaaacggatgatttgagaaaaaagaataaaagaataaaacacgacagatcagaaggtgataatacagatattagttgattaatacgtttattaaactaggtcaaggcagaaaaggagttcagggacagaattcacctCGAACAAAGCAGTaggatcgcgccctttggaagaggcgcagcagttgccgcgtctgttccaaaggtgagttctggctgtgaagccggaactgcgaaccgttaatgttaattggtaaattaatggattgattacgattttagactcggatgaaagttattagcagattatttacatatgattgaggtcataaaacagcaaaacatggttaagacggaattaaacggattaattatgtgaagggtcgatgttaatgaatgattaattaagctaactaactaaacgaattagactgaacatgatgaattgacaatgaattaatgactaaacaggtgaaaatatatcaacgatgaatccttaaactcaatatgaacgaattgaattcctaaaactcgaattgaatttaatgactaaacccgcaaatattgattatgtGGGATtagagtcggatttatgatgaattatatgaattaaacatgttaacgatgatggttaatatacatatgaattattaaactatcatgtgagagAATTAAatgacgaacaaaacaaaagaaataaatttgatacgaattacagaggacggaggaagaagaaaagaagcagaatcggcggccctcacgaagaggcgccagtgctgcgctccttcaagaggcgcagcggttgctgcgtcctttctcgacgtcctgtctcaccggaaatccgcaaaaaggttttaaagacggttttagagaTCGGTTTTAATGATGTTTTCGAcacaaaccttacaattgtgatacaataattaaaatacaataaataaaagagagattaatacaccctcagacttacatgttgacggaacgagaagaactaagatatcgattagtgatgctcgacgcgaatgcaaggaaagagtgccctcgaaagaggaaaacgattaaaacagattgattaattagattgattgagtgtagtggtcaaattggtcggtcatgcaacgggagAGGTCGGTacccggaagatccgagcttacgtggtcggaagtccaagcacgtaggcgccaattagtaagaacgaagtctagaatgcaaagggagaagagaagggcggacactcgcgtgagaaatatgaggaacgaaagctcctatttatactaatcacacgacggaattatggtaagactaggatacggaaggaaagatccggaaataaccgacttaggttaaaacacggaaacttggacaaaaagaaagccctgggaaaaggcgcagcaggtgctgcgtcccttggaagaggcgcaagacttgtcgcgtcctttcccgggtaggttcctctgcgcgtagaaaacgcgtttgacagcctgtcgtattttaggcataactttctctacaagactcggattaaggtgatttcggtggcgttggaaagctaaaagaaagatctagaactttctgtgaaataggcctgacccaaaaaactcgttatgacctcgtaaaacgggcctaaaggtcgggttatcattttaactaaatgaaatgcacattttgtaatgtaaacttttagtttagcccaaagaagtgacatgggactcaaaatgagatataatcccaacattttatgacatcctaaccttaggtagacaatcccattgctttgactcgggatttgacggttttaggaaatgaagacggtttttgacccggactccaaatgtactctaattactgccaaaacgaccgtatcggcacgtagatgacaattaagaggtagacattaatgtttgagcaatcacttgacgataatcttacgaactgtcacaaatcgttccgcgaatcaaacatgcggcccaatcatcaccgggtggttggcgggaggtgcagaaacgaggtgtctacagtatTACGAATCGACTTTCAAAAGTGATGGGCTACTTGGTAGGGGAGTTCCAAAATGCTTCATTCCGGGACGGCAGATTTCTGACAACATTTTACTGGCACATGAGGCACTTCATAAAGTCAATTCCCATAAGAAAGGAAAGTATGGTCGGTATGCATTCAAGGCTGATATGAGTAAGGCTTATGATCGTGTTCGATGGGACTTCTTAAGGGATGTTCTTATTAAGGTTGGGTTGCCTAGCCATATGATAGCATTGATCTGAATTGTGTTAACACTGTCTCGTATCAGGTCCTGTTCAATGGAGCACCTCTAAAATTATTTAAACCAAAATGTGGTCTAAGACAGGGTGATCCTTTGTCACCTTATCTTTTCGTTCTTTGCATGGAGGCTCTTTCTTCGGATTTGATCCGTGCACAGAATAATGGAACCTTGAAAGGCATTAGTTTGTGTCGGGGTGAAGAACTGCTTTCTCACCTATTCTTTGCATATGATGCGGTGTTTTTTCTGCAGGACAATCATAATTTGACCAAATCATTAAGGGTCATTTTGGATAATTATTGCAAGATATCGGGACAGATTATGAATGAAGATAAATCGGGAATTATGTTGAGTCCGAGTATTACGCTTGCAAATGCGCACCGTGGGTTGAAAAACCTAAAGATCAAAGGCAATAAGGGGCTTGGAAAATATATTGGTTTACCTACGAAAGTTCAAGGATCAAAGAGAAATTTATTTAAGGGTCTGGTGGATATTGTGATGAAACGGATCTCCTCTTGGAATGGGATTTTTTTATCACCTGCGGGAAGACTTACTCTAATTTCCTCCGTCCTATCAAATATTTctaattactttctatcggtatttaaaataccggtaagtgtgactaCTAAAGTAAATTCTTTATtatcacatttttggtgggcgggtAGGAGATTTGGGAGGCATGAATCATTGGTGTAGTCAAAAATTTCTTAACTTACCTAAACGTGAAGGAGGTCTTGGGATTAGAAATATTGAATGTTTAAATCAGGCGGTGTTGGCAAAATATGGGTGGAGGATCCTTTCTGGGCATGGCTCGCTCTTCACGAGAGTAATTCGGAAAAAGCTTCTTGGTGAAGGAGTGCTTTCAGAAGATTTGGCGCTTAAATATGGAAATAACCTATCATGGGGTGCTAGAAGTGTATTACATGGGCTGACTTTTGTGAGACAACATGTGGGATGGAAGCCGGGTCTGGATTCAAAACCGAATGTCTAGACGAACAAATGGGTTGGAGGAGAGTGTCCTGAGCCCAAGCAGAATCTCTTAGAGGTGGAGCATGCGGATTTTAGGAATTTAGAGATTCAAGAACTCACAAGACGGGTGAATTATGGCGCGGATGTGGTTTGGAATGAAGGCTTGGTTCACCAACTTTTTGCGGATGATAGTGTTATGATTATTTTAGCCAAACCCATTTGTAGGACACGGACAAGTGATGAAGTGTATTGGCTACATACTAATGATGGGGAGTATAGTGTGAAGAGTGGTTATGGGGTTCTTTTTGCGGACTTCATAGAACGATGAGGCTCAAATAAGGATAAGGTAAGGGCTTCCGCTGTTACTCGTAACTTTTGTAAGCAGACTTTGTGGCGTCTTCCTGGACCACAAGCATGGAAAATTCTGCTATGACGGATCATTACTAATACCCTTTCGGTAAGATATAACTTTGCACATAGAAATATTGACGTGAATCCAAAATGCAAGTTGTGTAAAAATGATGTTATGGCCATGGAAACAATGGAACACTTATTTCGAGACTATCCTGTGTTACGAAGGTTGTGGGCTTGCTCTGAGATTGGTATTCATACCGACATGGGCTCACATTTGAGTGTTGAGAAATAGATTATTGGCTGGGTTTCTTATTTGGGTAATTTGGAGGGAGCGGAAGAACGGTTAGTCCGCTTTTTGGCAATGATTTGGTGTCTATGGAGTATTCGTAATCGAGTCCTTTTCCAAGGGATGAATTTTCATCCGATTATGTGTTATAATCTATGGACGTAAATTTGTTGGTGCAGCTGATCGAGCAATTGAGGTGGCTTAGAAGGAATCAAATTTAGCAATGGGATCATCAACAACTACTTTGCAGACTGAGCGTCATCTCTGGATTCGCGAAAGTAACCATGTCTGTCTTGTGGGTGAAATTAGACATTGTGATTATGTTCGGGTTATGGTAGATGCAGGTTGGAAAGGGATCGATAATGTCGGTGTTGGATGGGTCGCTTTATCAGGAACTGGAGAACGATGGTTCTACGCTGATAGAAGGATTAGAGTTGAGTCACCTTCTCAAGCGGAAGGTTTGGGA contains:
- the LOC141588564 gene encoding uncharacterized protein LOC141588564 — its product is MGSSTTTLQTERHLWIRESNHVCLVGEIRHCDYVRVMVDAGWKGIDNVGVGWVALSGTGERWFYADRRIRVESPSQAEGLGVRMVLLWAREQGIRHLEISTDCFSLVGQLAGIERPHHLLKAVLEDILSYLPFFHCLAISYIPRSFNNVAHRLACKAMAS